One segment of Paenibacillus rhizovicinus DNA contains the following:
- a CDS encoding trimeric intracellular cation channel family protein, whose protein sequence is MDMDIFTVFSIIGTIAFAVSGAIVAMEEEYDILGVYVLGLVTAFGGGVIRNLLIGVPIPTIWTQGMLLKTAVIAMTIAFILPLRWIKTWKKSEAFFDAIGLSAFAIQGALYATGKYPLSAVIVAAMLTGIGGGMIRDVLAGRKPLVLRDEIYAVWAMSAGATIGLGWFKSPVELLVLFVIVIVFRMLSVHYGWRLPRRSLKYALSQSVFEDENRAAAAKKEQKEGERQ, encoded by the coding sequence ATGGATATGGACATTTTTACAGTTTTCAGCATTATCGGCACGATAGCGTTCGCAGTGAGCGGCGCGATCGTGGCGATGGAGGAAGAGTACGATATATTAGGCGTATACGTGCTCGGACTCGTCACCGCCTTTGGCGGAGGGGTTATTCGCAATCTCTTAATCGGCGTGCCGATTCCGACGATCTGGACACAGGGCATGCTGCTTAAGACAGCGGTCATCGCGATGACGATCGCGTTCATTCTTCCTTTGCGCTGGATCAAGACTTGGAAGAAGAGCGAAGCGTTCTTCGACGCGATCGGCCTATCGGCGTTTGCCATTCAAGGCGCGTTGTATGCGACGGGCAAATATCCGCTCAGTGCGGTAATCGTTGCAGCCATGCTGACCGGAATCGGCGGCGGGATGATTCGTGACGTGCTGGCGGGCCGGAAGCCCCTGGTGCTCCGTGATGAGATTTACGCGGTTTGGGCAATGAGCGCGGGTGCGACGATCGGGCTAGGGTGGTTCAAATCACCGGTCGAATTGCTCGTCTTGTTCGTCATCGTCATCGTGTTCCGCATGCTGTCCGTCCACTACGGCTGGCGTCTGCCGCGCAGATCGCTCAAGTACGCGCTCTCGCAGTCGGTCTTCGAAGACGAGAATCGGGCGGCAGCCGCCAAGAAGGAGCAAAAGGAAGGGGAACGGCAATGA
- a CDS encoding low molecular weight protein-tyrosine-phosphatase, translating to MIRVLFVCLGNICRSPMAEAVFRFRLKELGLEERIETDSAGTGDWHLCKPPHEGTRALLDSHGISYEGIRARQVLLDDFNHFDYIVCMDSNNERDVREVFGSKADGNTKVFKFMDLLPEQESDDVPDPYYTGNFEEVYALVAEGCDNLLVRIRDEHPDQV from the coding sequence ATGATTCGGGTTTTATTTGTTTGTCTGGGCAATATATGCCGTTCGCCGATGGCGGAAGCGGTGTTTCGCTTTCGATTGAAGGAACTGGGGCTGGAAGAGCGGATCGAAACGGATTCCGCCGGCACGGGCGATTGGCATTTGTGCAAGCCGCCCCACGAGGGAACGCGCGCCCTGCTGGATAGTCACGGCATCTCGTATGAGGGCATTCGCGCAAGACAGGTGCTGCTGGACGATTTTAACCATTTCGACTATATCGTCTGCATGGATAGCAATAATGAGCGCGACGTTAGGGAAGTGTTCGGAAGCAAGGCGGACGGGAACACGAAGGTGTTCAAGTTCATGGATTTGCTGCCGGAGCAAGAGAGCGACGACGTACCGGATCCGTATTATACCGGCAATTTCGAAGAGGTGTATGCGCTGGTGGCGGAGGGCTGCGATAATCTCCTGGTCAGAATCCGGGATGAGCATCCCGATCAAGTCTGA
- a CDS encoding alpha/beta hydrolase yields the protein MTDERYLKRTIVKEVVTSNFLPEGSRNLRVFLPPGYNELLSYPVVYCQDGEQFFNFGRIATIANQLILDEGIEPFIIVGVDVDLNHRTAEYAPDGERHAAYVSFFGEELIPFVEGKYPIRRESESRILAGDSLGGSVSFHIALAFPKLFHQIIALSGAFYPASRKIAEAAGDLSELSLYMIVGLQETAFKSDRGVFDFVAMNREMRRILESKGASTMYGEHNGDHVWGFWQQYIPEALRSFLRAES from the coding sequence ATGACGGATGAACGCTATTTAAAAAGAACGATCGTGAAGGAAGTCGTCACGAGCAACTTTTTGCCCGAGGGCTCCCGCAACCTGCGCGTTTTTCTGCCGCCGGGCTATAACGAGCTTCTGAGTTACCCCGTCGTATACTGCCAGGACGGCGAGCAGTTCTTCAACTTCGGGCGCATCGCGACGATCGCGAATCAGCTTATTCTCGACGAAGGAATCGAGCCCTTCATCATCGTCGGGGTCGATGTTGACCTTAATCACCGGACAGCGGAATACGCGCCGGACGGCGAACGCCATGCGGCGTACGTGTCCTTCTTCGGCGAAGAACTGATTCCATTCGTCGAGGGCAAATATCCGATCCGCCGCGAGTCCGAATCTCGCATTCTGGCGGGCGATTCCCTTGGCGGATCGGTCAGCTTCCACATCGCGCTCGCTTTCCCCAAATTGTTCCATCAAATTATTGCCTTGTCGGGGGCCTTTTATCCCGCTTCGCGAAAAATCGCCGAAGCGGCGGGCGATCTGAGCGAGCTCTCGCTCTATATGATCGTCGGCCTGCAGGAGACCGCCTTCAAATCCGACCGCGGCGTCTTCGATTTCGTTGCCATGAACCGAGAAATGCGCAGGATTCTGGAAAGCAAAGGCGCATCGACGATGTACGGCGAACATAACGGCGATCATGTCTGGGGGTTCTGGCAGCAGTATATTCCAGAAGCGCTTCGCAGCTTCCTGCGTGCCGAGAGTTGA
- the pdhA gene encoding pyruvate dehydrogenase (acetyl-transferring) E1 component subunit alpha: MSKLPYEVHSEPVTPLSVLSPEGEVINEAYMPNLTDEQLKEIMYRMVFTRTWDERAVNLGRQGRLGFYAPVSGQEASMVGSEYALNKDDFVCPGYRDMPQIVWHGLPLYQAFLYSRGHQHGGQVPEGVHVLMPQIIIGAQILHATGVAMAFKKKGEKRVAITYTGDGGSSEGDFYEGLNFAGAFKLPVIYVVQNNGYAITTPFAKQTAAQSIAHKALAAGVRGVQVDGMDVLAVIKAVSEAAERGRNGEGATLIEMITYRFRPHSMADDTSKYRTKDEEGEWGLKDPLTRFGKFLEKKGLWTEEDTARVKEEAKATVNENIKKAEATEKMTVGGLIDSMFETTPAHLEAQKADFQ, from the coding sequence ATGAGCAAGCTGCCTTACGAAGTTCATTCGGAACCGGTAACACCGCTTTCCGTCTTGTCTCCTGAAGGAGAAGTCATTAACGAGGCTTACATGCCGAATTTGACTGACGAGCAATTGAAAGAAATTATGTACCGCATGGTCTTTACCCGCACGTGGGATGAGCGTGCAGTTAACCTGGGTCGTCAAGGCCGTCTTGGTTTCTACGCGCCGGTATCCGGTCAAGAAGCTTCCATGGTCGGCAGCGAGTACGCCCTGAACAAGGATGATTTCGTCTGCCCGGGCTACCGCGACATGCCGCAAATCGTATGGCACGGTCTTCCGCTTTACCAAGCATTCCTGTACTCCCGCGGTCATCAGCACGGCGGTCAAGTTCCGGAAGGCGTTCATGTTCTTATGCCGCAAATCATCATCGGCGCTCAAATCCTGCACGCGACCGGCGTAGCGATGGCCTTCAAGAAAAAAGGCGAGAAGCGCGTTGCGATCACGTATACGGGCGACGGCGGTTCCTCCGAGGGCGATTTCTACGAAGGCTTGAACTTCGCAGGCGCATTCAAACTGCCGGTTATCTACGTCGTACAAAATAACGGTTATGCCATCACGACTCCTTTCGCGAAACAAACGGCAGCGCAATCCATTGCGCACAAAGCGCTAGCGGCCGGCGTTCGCGGCGTGCAAGTCGACGGCATGGACGTTCTTGCCGTTATCAAAGCCGTATCCGAAGCTGCGGAACGCGGCCGTAACGGCGAAGGCGCGACTTTGATCGAGATGATCACATACCGTTTCCGTCCGCACTCCATGGCGGATGACACGTCGAAATACCGTACGAAGGACGAAGAAGGCGAATGGGGTCTGAAAGATCCGCTTACTCGTTTCGGCAAATTCCTCGAGAAGAAAGGCCTGTGGACGGAAGAAGACACGGCCCGCGTGAAAGAGGAAGCGAAAGCGACTGTCAACGAAAACATCAAAAAAGCGGAAGCGACCGAAAAAATGACGGTTGGCGGTTTGATCGATTCCATGTTCGAAACGACGCCTGCTCATTTGGAAGCGCAAAAAGCCGATTTTCAATAA